The Fibrobacter sp. UWB5 genomic sequence TCGGCAAGTACTCTCCGGAAATGCTTGCAACCGCCCAGAAGGCCCTTGCAAATGCCGAAATCGTAGATGGCGAACCAATCCGCATCGACCGCGACGACATGATGGCGATTCCGTCGAACTCTATCGACTACGCCGTCATGGAAAAGTCCAAGAAGGTGAAGGTGGTGCCCAGCGATATCGGTTGGAGCGACCTCGGAAGCTTCGACAGCCTTTACGGCGAATACCCGCACGACGAAAACGGCAACAACGTGAACCCGCGCCACATTGCCGTGGGCTCCAAGAATTCCTTGGTGATGGGTAGCCAGCGCGCTATCGCTACCATCGACCTCGACAAGATGCTCATCGTCGATACCCCGGATGCCCTCCTGGTCGCTCCGCTCAGCAGCAGCCAGAAGGTCAAGAAGGTGGTGGAAGAACTCAAGGAACGCGGTTCCGACCTCATCAACGTGCCGCAGACCGTGAGCCGCCCGTGGGGAACGTACTCCGTGCTGGAATCTACCGAACGCTACAAGATGAAGCGTATCGTGGTGAAGCCGGGCAAGCGCCTCAGCCTGCAGAAGCACCTGCACCGCTCGGAACACTGGGTGGTCGTAAGCGGTACCGCTACGGTGACCGTGGGCAAGAATGTGTTCTACGTGCGTCCGAACGAATCGACTTACATCCCGGTGGGTGAAGTTCACCGTCTGCAGAACGAAGGCAAGCTCCCGCTGGTCATCGTTGAAGTGCAGGTGGGCGAATACACCGGCGAAGACGATATCATCCGCGTCGAAGACGACTTCCACAGAAATTAATTTTCTGCAGTCGCTGTTACTGGAAAAGTTTAAGTCCCGCAGTCCATGCGGGACTTTTTCTGTGGGCTAGTCTATGCGCTTTTAATATATTTAGGATATGAGCGAAAATCTTGTACATTCGGTGAATACGGGCTCTTTTGAAATGGAATACGCCTGCGTGGGCACCGGCCCCAAACCCTTGATTGTAATCCCCGGGCTTTCAATCAAGAGCGTCATGAAATCGGCCGCCTCGTTAGAGGGACCGTACAAGATTTTTAGGGAAAAGTACACGCTCTACTTTTTTGACCGCAAAAAAGACGCCAAGCCCGGTTATTCGTTGCCCGAAATGGCCGACGACCAGGTGGCTGCCCTCAAGGCTTTAGGCATAGAAAAGGCCGATATCTACGGCGTGTCGCAGGGCGGTATGATTGCGCAGTATATGGCGATCCGCCATCCCGGAGTCGTGAATAAATTGGTTCTTGGTTCTTCGTCATCGAAGGCGGAACCGCGACAGATTACGACGATCCAGAATTGGGCGCACCTCGCTCGTGCCCGCGAAACGACGACGCTTGTAAACAGCTTTATTGACGACTGCTTTAGTGAAAAGTTCGCGGCCCGTTACCGTAGGGCATTGCTGGCCTTGTACAAGGAAATCTCGGACGAAGAATTGGACCGTTTTGCGCTTTTTTCGGATGCCTGCGATTATGTGGATACTTACGATGACCTCGGCAAAATCAAGTGCCCGGTGCTTGTGCTGGGGGCCGGCAAAGACCTTGTGACCACTCCCGAAGCGTCTGTCAAGTTGGCAGAAAAGCTAAAGGCCGAGGGCGTTCCTTGCGAATTCTACATGTACGAAGATTGCGGCCATGCCGTATTCGATGAATTGCCCGATTACAAGAAACGGATTTTCGATTTCCTGGAAAAGGAATAACGGTATTTATGGAACCTGTGACGCCCACATCTGTTGCAAAGCCACGCTACGCTTTTGTCGACCTCGCGAAAGGCATTTGCATTATGCTGGTGGTGTGGCATCACGTGGTGAGCACGTGGGGGCTTGAAACATACCCGCTAAAAGAGGCTGTATCTTCTTTCAGAATGCCATTGTACTTCTTTTTGTCGGGGCTCTTCTTTAAGGAATATGCGGGCTTTTTTGATTTTTGCAAGCGTAAAATCAACAAGTTGCTGATTCCGTTTGCGTTCTTTTTCGTGACGCTTTCGTGCATATTCCCGTTCGTGTTGCACTACCTGCACTTGCGTGGAAATCCCGACGCTTCCGTTTGGTATTCTTTTGTCTGGAAACAGTCTTTTCCGAATATCCCGATTTGGTTTTTGCTAAGCCTATTCTGGACGAATCTGATGTTTTACGGGCTGTACTTGGTCGCAAAAAAAGTTGTAGCCAGAAAGTTCCCGCAGTATGCGACATCATCGCTGGTGGTGCTTTCGGTTGTGCTTGGCCTGATCGGTTTTTTCTTGGGTCGCTACAATATCAAGCTTCCTCTGTTCTGGGCGTCTTCGATGACGGCTATTCCGTATTTTTGCGCGGGTCATGTGGCGTTTCGCTACACCAAGATTCTAGCGCCGAATCCCATGGATAAGTTCAACATTCCATTTGCGCTTTTGGGCTTTGGCCTGGTTGTTGCGCTTGCGTGGAATGCCCCTCCTGATTCGGTGAGTTACGTGAGCAACCGCTATTGGTTCCCGATTTGGAGCGTTTACCTGTGCGGTATTTTAGGGACGCTTGCGGTGCTGTTCTTGTCGAAGGCCATCAAGAAAATTCCGTTGGTGTCGTATTTTGGTCGTTACTCCATCATGGTGCTTGTGACGCATGGATGGGTGCAGTGGGGTATCATTAAAATTTTGCAGGAAAACCATGTGCATTGGTCGCGGCCCGTGGCGCTCGCCTTTGTTTTTGTGGTGACGATGCTTCTTTATTTGGCGATAATCCCGTTTATGAAGTGCTTCTTGCCCCATGTGACTGCGCAGAAAGACGTACTTTAGCCTTTTCCGTTGCAATTTTGTATATTCTCCGTTGTAAAATTTGATTTTTTGCGCTTTTTCGGAGATTTTATGGATATTGGTGCGCTACATTTTCAGAATCCCGAGGCCTTTTGGCTCCTACTTTTGGTTCCTGTTTTAGTCGGCTGGTACATCTATCGTGAACACCGCCGCAAGAGTACGATTAAATTCCCGGCCCTTTCGATTGCCAAGCGTGCGGTTCCGAGCCGTCGCGTCAAATTCCGCCATATTGTGCCGATTTTGCGCCTTGCCGCTCTCGTTTGCTTTGTGGTAGCACTTGCACGCCCACAGAACGCCATGGAAGTCGAATACACCTCTACCGATGGCGTCGACATTATGCTTGCGCTCGACGTCTCGGGCTCCATGGGTACGCTCGATATGCTTACCCGTATGGAACAAGCGAAGCTCGGCGTGATGAATGCGGAACGCATCTTGAAATCCGGCGATTACTGGAAATACAGCCGTCTGGGTTATGCCCAGCAGGTGATTGCGGACTTTATCCAGAAACGCCATAGCGACCGAATCGGTTTGTCCGCTTTCGGAGCCCGTTCCGTTACTCAGTGCCCTCTGACACTCGATTACGGCTCGCTGCTTGAAATTCTGAAAGCGACCGATGACTTGGCCCGCGACAGCATTATGAATAGCCGCACGGCTATTGGCGACGGCCTGATGAACGCCCTTGCCCGTTTGCAAAAGTCCGAAGCCAAGTCCAAGGTGGTGGTGCTCTTGACCGATGGCCGCGATAATGCAAGCCTGGTGCCGCCCATGCGTGCAGCCGATGTGGCTCAGTCGCTTGGTGTCAAGGTTTATACCGTTGGTGTGGGTAAAAAGAACGGCAAAATTCTTGCCTTTCAGCAGAATCCGTGGACTGGCGATATTTCATGGGGTGAACGCGACATTACGCCCGAAGAAGGAATTGACGAGGGTGTGTTGAGGTCTGTTGCCCAAAAGACGGGAGGCCGCTTCTACCGCGCCGAAAACAAGGAAGAACTCGAAAAGATTTATTCCGAAATCGACGAACTCGAAAAGACCGAAATTGAAACGGTGGCTTACGCCCGCTATGCCGAAAAGTTCTACCCGTGGCTCTTGGTGGGTGCCTTGCTGATTTTACTCGAATTGTTGCTTGCGAATACGCGCTTTGTGCGCATCCCGTAATGGAGGCTTTAGATGCGATTTGCTGAACCGATGTTCTTGTGGGGCCTTTTGACGCTCCCGTTGTTTGCGCTCCTTTTTGTGTATGCTTACCACCGTCGCAAAAAACTCGCAGCCCGCTTTGTTTCGCTTTCGATGTTGCCTAAGCTTTCGACTTCGGTGTCGCCCTGGCGTAGGCTTGCGAAGGTGACCATTTTGCTCTTTGCGATTGCCTTCTTGTTTGTGGCTCTTGCGCGCCCGCAGTGGGGCCGTAAAATGGAACATATCGAACGCCGCGGCCTTGATCTTGTGTTGTTGCAGGACATTTCGCTTTCGATGCTTGCCGAAGACGTCAAGCCGAATCGCTTGACCCGCAGCCGTCATGAAATTTCGGCGTTCCTGGAATCGCTTTCGGGCGACCGCGTGGGCCTTGTGGCGTTCTCGGGCGAAGCCCAGGTGATGGTGCCGCTCACTCTCGATTACGGTACCGTGCAGATGATGCTTAGGGAACTCACTCCGGGCTGGCTCATGCCGGGCACGAACCTCGAAAAGGCAATCCGCAAGGGCATGGATTTGTACCGCAATTCGGGAAGCGCCGGGCAGTACTCCGTGATGATTTTGATGAGCGATGGCGAAGAGCTTGAAGCCGCTGCCGTAAACGCCGCCAAGGAAGCGGCCGAAATGGGAATCCGCATTTATACAATCGGTATCGGCTCCCGCGAGGGCGTACCTATTCCGGTGCCCTCCAAGAATGGCGAAGTCGCTTACAAAAAAGATATGCAGGGTAATATCGTGACCACGCGTCTCGAAGACGGAACTCTGCAAGAAATTGCAAGCGTTACCGGTGGGCTTTATTTCTATGCGAACCCGGGTGAATTCCAGTTGCAAAAAGTGCTGACTGAAATTGCAAGCCTCGAAAAAAAGGAACAGGCTACTGACCGCATGGAAAACTATCAGGACCGCTACCAGATTTTTCTGGCTCTTGCAGCCCTCTTGTTCTTGATCGAAGCATTGGTGTCTGAAAGGGGCCGTAAACGCCGTGTCGGAGCGGGCCGATTTAACTGAAAAAAGTAAAAATTTTTTACTGTGATTTGCACGCTTTTTGCACGCTAGTCAGCATTTGCAAATTTCTTTTAAGGTGCTTTTTAGCACCTTTTTTGCTATTATTCTAACTGGTGTGGTAAAATAAGGGTGAATTCGTCCCGAATCGCCTCATTTTTTTAGGAACGTTTGGTTTTTGTTCATCCATTTTTACACAAAAATTCGCTATTTTGCGAGTGATTAAAGTAAATTTTGGCTGAAAAATAAAAAGTAAACCATGGAGTCCCTATGCTCGACCTATTAGCCGTCCAATCCGGCACCGCCAATGCCACTCTCATTACGTTGGCGTACACCTTGATCCTCACATTTATCCTGTCCTCGGTGATTGCGTGGACCTACGAAAAGACCTTCCTCGGGTTGTCGTACTCCAGAAACTTTGTGCAGGCAATTGTGCTTAGTGCAGTCGTTGCTGCCACGGTGATGCAGGCCATTGGTGATAACGTCGGTCGCGGTCTTGGTATGATGGGTGCCCTTTCCGTGGTTCGCTTTAGAACATCTTTTAAGGACCCGCGCGACATTATGTTTGTGTTCGCATCGCTCGGCGCCGGTATCGGTTGCGGTGTGTACGCCTGGGGCGCTGCCGTGGGTGGCACGATTGCCTTTAGCGCTGTGGCCTTCCTCCTTTCTCGTACAGGTCTTGGTACCAAGCACTTCTTTGACGGCATGCTCCGTTTTGCGCTCCCCAACGAAGCCAAGGTCCGTGGTCAGATAGAAGACATCATGAAGTCTAGCCTCAAGACGTTCATCTTGATTACGATGCGTGAAGTTGACGGCGGTGCTCGCCTTGACGTCGCTTACCAGATTCGCCTGCGCGCCACTCATCCGGCTGCAGAAATCCTGAGCGAACTCTCTAAAATAGAAGGCATCTCGGACGTACAGTTCATGATGCAGGACGCCACGACGGAAATGTAAGGGAGACGGTATGAACAAGCTTAGCGATATGCTCGAAAATTTTTGGAACACGCACAAGTCTAATGCCGGTGTCGCTTATGTCTATGGCCACAAGCTTTCTTTGGCCTGGATTCTCTGTGTCATTATCGCCATTATTCTTGGCTACATGTACCAGGGCAAGATTGCAACCTTCCAGGGTATTGCAGAAGCTGCCGAAACCACCATTAGCGTACCGAGCCCCACCGAAGTGGTCAAGGTGCACGTGATGCCTGGCCAGGCAATCAATGCAGGCGATACCATCGTGGAACTCAACCGTCCGGACCTCACGCTGCGCATTGCCGAAGTGACTCGCGAACTTGATGCTAGCGCAGGCCGTAGCAACTTGTCTGCTGCAGACATCGACCAGAAGGTCGCTGCAGTCAAGGCCGACCTTGCCACGAAGACCCTTACGCTCAAGTCCGAAATCAACAGACTTGAAACCGAATACAAGAAGAACAAAGAAATTGCTGCAAAGCTCAAGAGCCTCAAGGGTTCCAACGCCGACAGCGACGGTAACGACGCTATGGCTATGCAAATCAAGAGCTTGAAGAACGAACTTGCCGTTGCTAACGCCAACGCCAACGAACAGATCAAGCTCCTGCGCAGCAGCAACCGTTTGCAGAAGGATGCTGGCAAGAGCGAAGTCGAAAACCTGCAGAAGGAACTCGAAGAACTCAAGAAGCAGCAAGAAGAATTGACCCAGATTGCCAAGGAAAGCTGGGTCGTGGGCTCTGTGAACGTTCATGACGGCGAAAAGGTATCTAGCTTCGCCCCGATCGTCACCCTCACTCACAAGTCCCCGACGCTGGTTCGCGGTTACATCCACGAAAGAATGTACCAGCGCATGGATATTGGCGAAACCGTCAAGGTGAAGTCGCTCGGCGCTACGGGTAAGCCGGTGAAGGGCAAGGTGGTTGGCCTTTCCAGCCGCATTGTGGAATTCCCGATGCGCATGTGGAAGATGCCTGAAATGCCGATTCACGGCCGCGAAGTCATTATCACGATCCCTGCCGAAAATTCGTTCCTCTTGGGCGAAATGGTGACCATCTCCGAATAGTTTGATTTATGAAAAAATCCGCTCTTGTATCTCTGTTTGTTGCAGCACCGTTGCTTGCCGCCCCGCTGACTTGGGAAACCCTCATCAAGTCTGCTGATGATGACGCCCGTTATCAGGGTTCTCAAAAACGTGTAAACATTGCGACCTCTCGCAACACGAAACTGTGGGACAAGCTTGAGTTGCGTTACAAACTCGATGGCTTCAGCTTTGCACAACATGACTTTGAACTTCGCATGACTCCTAAGGCTTTTGGCGAAGGTTCTGCTGACCGTGCGCATTACGAAGCGCAGATGGCCTATGCGAATGCGAATTTGGCTGAAGACCGCGCCGTTCTTTTGTACGACCGCTACGAACGCGGAATTCATTACCTGATGCGCAAGCGTATCAATGCGCTTAACCAGGAACTTTACCAGATCAATGCTGACCGTATCGAAGTGCTGCACCTCAAGTCTGGTTCTGCAAATTTCAATCCGCAGGACTTGATGTCCGCTCTTGAAAAAGAATCATCGATCCGCGCCGCCCTCATTAGCGATTCCAACTCGCTCCAGAATTCCGAAAGAAAACTCCGCGTGTGGATTCCTGAATTCGATAGCGTTGAACTGGATTCCTCTTGGCTTCCGCCTATGGAAGATATCGAAGCCCAGTTGAAAGATGGCGTCGATGTAAGTGACAAGTTCCCGCAAGTTGCCATGGCCAAGGGCAAGATGGATTCCGAAAAGGCTCGCGCCAAGCAAGATGTTGCTAGCCGCCGCGACTACATTTCGCATATCGGTATCGGCTATTCGCTCAAGATTCCGTCTTTGATGAAAAAGTACAAGGACATGGGTTACGACGATTTGTGCAATACGAATAGCGAATATTACAGCGAAGACGATTGTACCAAGTGGAAGGATAAAGCCTATAACGAAGAAACCGCTCGCTTTGACAACACGTATTCTATCCAGAGACTTGTGGATGACAAGGACAATCGTCGCACTCGTGACAAGTTCTTTGCAAACATTGGCATTAAGCTTCCGTTCTTTGACAGCAACAAGGATAACGACCTGCGTAACCAGGTGGCAGACCTTGAAGCCGAAGGCGATTATATGGAAAAGTTCCGCGACGTGAGCGTGAAGGTGAATCGCCTCGTCGAACAGATCAACGGATTCCTTGCTCAATGGAAGGTTCAGAAGGACTTTGCCGAAAAGGTTAAAGCGGGTAACATTTTTGAACAGTTTGCAAAAGACGCCGGTTCTGACCCGCTCCTTTTGCTGCGTGCCCGCGAATCTGCCGTGGAAAGCGAACTGAATGCAGTCAAGCTTGAAGTCGACATTTACGACCTTTATCTTGAGCTGTTGCAGTATGCAGGCCAGCTTTCCAAGGAAGGCGTGCAGAACCACTTAGTCGGGGGGCTCAAGTAGTATGGCCGAAGCCCGCGGATTTAGCCTTCTCGAAAGGTTCGAACTCAAGTACCACATTCCCGTGGAATGGGCGGACCGTATCGGCGCATTCCTTGCTCCGTACTGCGAAGAAGACTACTATTCTAAAATTACGCCGGGCGGATTCTACTGGATTACGAATCTCTACTTGGATTCGCCTTCTTGGACGTTCCTCGGCTGGAAAAAGAAACAGTTGCTGGATCGCTTCAATATGCGCATTCGCACCTATGGTGAACACCCGGCTCAAGACGGAACGTTCCACTTTGAATGCAAGCGCAAGATCAAGAACATTTGCTACAAGAGCCGCGGAACCATCAAGGGCATTAACCCGGGCGAAGTCTGGAACATGAAACCCGAAGACTGGCCGTGCAAGGGTGAAAAGGACCGCATGTACGTGAAGGATTTCTTGTACAAGACGGAACTCTACAATGCGCACCCGCGCCTTTTGACCCAGTACAAGCGCCGCGCCTGGTTTGGCCTTCGCGAAGAATATTCCCGCGTGACGATCGATACCGGCATGCGCTTCCGCGAAGAAAACGGTTTTGATTATACGGTCGATCCGCATTACATGCACTCGACAGGGCTTCCGAGATTTTTCCAGCCTGCATGCGATGCCGTGCTCGAACTCAAGTGCCCTTGC encodes the following:
- a CDS encoding VWA domain-containing protein, coding for MDIGALHFQNPEAFWLLLLVPVLVGWYIYREHRRKSTIKFPALSIAKRAVPSRRVKFRHIVPILRLAALVCFVVALARPQNAMEVEYTSTDGVDIMLALDVSGSMGTLDMLTRMEQAKLGVMNAERILKSGDYWKYSRLGYAQQVIADFIQKRHSDRIGLSAFGARSVTQCPLTLDYGSLLEILKATDDLARDSIMNSRTAIGDGLMNALARLQKSEAKSKVVVLLTDGRDNASLVPPMRAADVAQSLGVKVYTVGVGKKNGKILAFQQNPWTGDISWGERDITPEEGIDEGVLRSVAQKTGGRFYRAENKEELEKIYSEIDELEKTEIETVAYARYAEKFYPWLLVGALLILLELLLANTRFVRIP
- a CDS encoding mannose-1-phosphate guanylyltransferase/mannose-6-phosphate isomerase, whose protein sequence is MINLILCGGSGTRLWPVSRSLMPKQFAPLFDGQSLFRKTVVTNSAVCESQFIVSNADQFFLAKDQLETEGMTGSKFLLEPVGRNTAPAIALACLTMNPETVVLVSPSDHVIRKKDEYKKVLLRAQELAEAGNLVTFGITPTSPETGYGYIEADGENVKRFVEKPDRATAEKYLLSGNFYWNSGIFCFKAKTFLAELGKYSPEMLATAQKALANAEIVDGEPIRIDRDDMMAIPSNSIDYAVMEKSKKVKVVPSDIGWSDLGSFDSLYGEYPHDENGNNVNPRHIAVGSKNSLVMGSQRAIATIDLDKMLIVDTPDALLVAPLSSSQKVKKVVEELKERGSDLINVPQTVSRPWGTYSVLESTERYKMKRIVVKPGKRLSLQKHLHRSEHWVVVSGTATVTVGKNVFYVRPNESTYIPVGEVHRLQNEGKLPLVIVEVQVGEYTGEDDIIRVEDDFHRN
- a CDS encoding polyphosphate polymerase domain-containing protein, with the translated sequence MAEARGFSLLERFELKYHIPVEWADRIGAFLAPYCEEDYYSKITPGGFYWITNLYLDSPSWTFLGWKKKQLLDRFNMRIRTYGEHPAQDGTFHFECKRKIKNICYKSRGTIKGINPGEVWNMKPEDWPCKGEKDRMYVKDFLYKTELYNAHPRLLTQYKRRAWFGLREEYSRVTIDTGMRFREENGFDYTVDPHYMHSTGLPRFFQPACDAVLELKCPCSQVPYWMFDLIKFLNLKHAAFSKFGNAAAEWKRVYENPRRFKTPYWTKLAVGAGENY
- a CDS encoding HlyD family secretion protein; amino-acid sequence: MNKLSDMLENFWNTHKSNAGVAYVYGHKLSLAWILCVIIAIILGYMYQGKIATFQGIAEAAETTISVPSPTEVVKVHVMPGQAINAGDTIVELNRPDLTLRIAEVTRELDASAGRSNLSAADIDQKVAAVKADLATKTLTLKSEINRLETEYKKNKEIAAKLKSLKGSNADSDGNDAMAMQIKSLKNELAVANANANEQIKLLRSSNRLQKDAGKSEVENLQKELEELKKQQEELTQIAKESWVVGSVNVHDGEKVSSFAPIVTLTHKSPTLVRGYIHERMYQRMDIGETVKVKSLGATGKPVKGKVVGLSSRIVEFPMRMWKMPEMPIHGREVIITIPAENSFLLGEMVTISE
- a CDS encoding alpha/beta fold hydrolase, with the protein product MSENLVHSVNTGSFEMEYACVGTGPKPLIVIPGLSIKSVMKSAASLEGPYKIFREKYTLYFFDRKKDAKPGYSLPEMADDQVAALKALGIEKADIYGVSQGGMIAQYMAIRHPGVVNKLVLGSSSSKAEPRQITTIQNWAHLARARETTTLVNSFIDDCFSEKFAARYRRALLALYKEISDEELDRFALFSDACDYVDTYDDLGKIKCPVLVLGAGKDLVTTPEASVKLAEKLKAEGVPCEFYMYEDCGHAVFDELPDYKKRIFDFLEKE
- a CDS encoding VWA domain-containing protein — translated: MRFAEPMFLWGLLTLPLFALLFVYAYHRRKKLAARFVSLSMLPKLSTSVSPWRRLAKVTILLFAIAFLFVALARPQWGRKMEHIERRGLDLVLLQDISLSMLAEDVKPNRLTRSRHEISAFLESLSGDRVGLVAFSGEAQVMVPLTLDYGTVQMMLRELTPGWLMPGTNLEKAIRKGMDLYRNSGSAGQYSVMILMSDGEELEAAAVNAAKEAAEMGIRIYTIGIGSREGVPIPVPSKNGEVAYKKDMQGNIVTTRLEDGTLQEIASVTGGLYFYANPGEFQLQKVLTEIASLEKKEQATDRMENYQDRYQIFLALAALLFLIEALVSERGRKRRVGAGRFN
- a CDS encoding DUF4956 domain-containing protein, which gives rise to MLDLLAVQSGTANATLITLAYTLILTFILSSVIAWTYEKTFLGLSYSRNFVQAIVLSAVVAATVMQAIGDNVGRGLGMMGALSVVRFRTSFKDPRDIMFVFASLGAGIGCGVYAWGAAVGGTIAFSAVAFLLSRTGLGTKHFFDGMLRFALPNEAKVRGQIEDIMKSSLKTFILITMREVDGGARLDVAYQIRLRATHPAAEILSELSKIEGISDVQFMMQDATTEM
- a CDS encoding acyltransferase family protein, whose amino-acid sequence is MEPVTPTSVAKPRYAFVDLAKGICIMLVVWHHVVSTWGLETYPLKEAVSSFRMPLYFFLSGLFFKEYAGFFDFCKRKINKLLIPFAFFFVTLSCIFPFVLHYLHLRGNPDASVWYSFVWKQSFPNIPIWFLLSLFWTNLMFYGLYLVAKKVVARKFPQYATSSLVVLSVVLGLIGFFLGRYNIKLPLFWASSMTAIPYFCAGHVAFRYTKILAPNPMDKFNIPFALLGFGLVVALAWNAPPDSVSYVSNRYWFPIWSVYLCGILGTLAVLFLSKAIKKIPLVSYFGRYSIMVLVTHGWVQWGIIKILQENHVHWSRPVALAFVFVVTMLLYLAIIPFMKCFLPHVTAQKDVL